From the genome of Triticum aestivum cultivar Chinese Spring chromosome 3B, IWGSC CS RefSeq v2.1, whole genome shotgun sequence, one region includes:
- the LOC123066702 gene encoding uncharacterized protein, with amino-acid sequence MSSSAKHGTTTTSSSSIDPAETASSSSYFLPELIPLVASRLTTLQDFFALRAICRTYRALLPLSQSNLASQAPLLLVPHKASSSEALFHIPLRRILRFRLPRTPLAHRDPNNAEFHSFGCRVAIEDSDAMGSHLELHICHLLTGQQVRLPDPPKDYEGIIFAGDLVLTFNRYYHTVRYCRIGGKDNDWRAARCAEGYGLRDLISLNGTLYALIFPNYCLAVVELDNSYVVLSFLGGELSAETVENSSMLRLAECRGELLLISAVRYPVGYQVFQWQSGDRKWVRTTALGGCSLFFNILQFAGCLGPDHPAVQGNCLYIIKYNGQCIKYSLVDGSSHELVADYPGQPRAWVLPSIC; translated from the coding sequence ATGTCTTCGTCAGCGAAGCAcggcaccaccaccacctcctcttcCTCAATAGACCCGGCAGAAACCGCCTCGTCCTCGTCGTACTTCCTACCAGAGCTGATCCCACTGGTCGCGAGCCGACTGACGACCCTACAGGATTTCTTCGCCCTCCGCGCCATCTGCCGCACCTACCGGGCTCTCCTCCCGCTGTCGCAGTCCAACCTCGCCTCCCAGGCTCCGCTCCTCCTCGTCCCGCACAAGGCATCTTCCTCGGAAGCCCTCTTCCACATCCCACTCCGCCGCATCCTCCGCTTTCGCCTACCCCGCACCCCCTTAGCCCACCGCGACCCCAACAATGCCGAATTCCATTCCTTCGGTTGCCGTGTCGCCATCGAAGACAGCGATGCCATGGGCAGCCACCTCGAGCTCCACATCTGCCACCTCCTTACAGGCCAGCAAGTCCGCCTGCCCGATCCCCCAAAAGACTACGAAGGAATCATCTTTGCCGGCGATCTCGTCCTCACCTTTAATCGATACTACCACACCGTCCGCTACTGCCGCATTGGAGGCAAGGACAATGACTGGCGAGCAGCGCGGTGCGCTGAAGGCTACGGGCTTCGTGACCTGATTTCCCTGAATGGCACCCTCTACGCATTGATTTTTCCAAATTACTGCCTCGCTGTCGTCGAGCTTGACAACAGTTACGTGGTATTGTCGTTTCTTGGTGGTGAATTGAGTGCAGAGACAGTTGAGAATTCTTCAATGTTGAGGCTAGCAGAGTGCCGTGGTGAGCTATTGCTCATTAGTGCTGTTAGGTACCCGGTGGGGTACCAAGTTTTCCAGTGGCAATCTGGGGATAGGAAGTGGGTGAGGACTACTGCCCTTGGTGGGTGTAGCTTGTTCTTTAATATTCTCCAGTTTGCAGGTTGCCTTGGTCCAGATCATCCAGCAGTTCAAGGGAACTGCTTGTACATCATTAAGTACAATGGGCAGTGTATCAAGTATTCTCTGGTTGATGGATCTTCGCATGAACTCGTTGCCGACTACCCAGGACAACCACGGGCTTGGGTCCTTCCAAGCATTTGTTGA